The Anaerotignum propionicum DSM 1682 sequence ACAAGCTACCATTTCCACAGCTTTGGGCAAAAGCACCCATTCTGCTTCTTCCATGACTCTTTTTTGCAATACCTCTGGGGTGTCGCCCTCCAAAATCTCCACAGCCTTTTGCAGAATGATTTCCCCTCCATCAGGAATCTCATTCACATAATGCACCGTAGCCCCTGTCACCTTCACGCCGTAACCAAGGGCAGCTTCATGCACATGCAAGCCATAAAACCCTTTGCCACAAAAGGAAGGAATCAAAGACGGATGAATATTCACAATTCTCTTGGGATAAAGGGCGGTAAATTTCTCGCTGAGTAAGGACATAAACCCTGCCAAAACAATCATATTAATTCCGTTCTCATCCAACACATTTTTCATTTCTTCTTCATATGCTTCTTGAGAAGGAAATCCTTTTCTTTTGATCACTACACTTTTAATGCCGTTTTCTTCAGCCCTGGTTAAAGCATAAGCACTGTCGTTGCTAGCCAAAACCAGCGCAATTTCACCACTGGGTATTTCCCCTCTTTTTTCAGCATCAATGAGTGCTTGTAAATTCGTGCCGCCGCCGGAAACAAAAACTGCAATTTTTGTTTTTAGCATATAACGACACCTTCCTCGGCCACTACAATTTCACCCATAATATATGCATCCTCGCCGTTTGCCTTTAGGATTTCCAATGCTTTTTCAGCATCTTCTTTTGCCACAACAACACTCATACCCACACCCATGTTAAAGGTGTTAAACATATCTCTTTCGGGAATATTGCCTGTTTTAGCAAGCAAATCAAAAATTGGCAGGATACGTAATGCTTTTTTATCAATCTTCGCCCCAAAACCCTTGGGAATGCTTCTGGGAATGTTTTCGTAAAAACCACCGCCTGTGATATGAGAAACTGCCTTAACTGAAATTTCTTCAAACAAAGCAAGCATAGGCTTTACATAGATTTTTGTTGGTGTCAGTAAGGTTTCCCCTAAGGACTTTCCACCCAGTTCCGCAACAGGCGCCTTCATATCAGTATTTTCCACATCAAACACACGGCGTACCAAGGAAAAACCATTGGAATGCACACCGCTGGAGGGCAATGCAATCAGCACATCCCCTTCTTTGATTGTTTTATTATTCAAAATTTTAGCTTTATCTACAACGCCAACCGAGAAACCAGCCAAATCATATTCATCATCTGGATAGAAACCAGGCATCTCTGCGGTCTCCCCGCCGATTAATGCCGCACCGGATTGAACACAGCCTTCTGCTACACCGGAAACAATAGACGCAATTTTTTCAGGAAAGTTTTTGCCCACAGCAATATAATCCAAGAAAAATAAAGGCTTTGCACCAACGCAAATGATATCGTTCACGCACATAGCAACGCAGTCAATGCCCACAGTGTCATGCTTGTCCATCAAAAATGCCAATTTCAGCTTTGTGCCTACACCGTCGGTACCGCTTACCAAAACAGGCTTTGTAATCCCTGTCATATCCAATTCAAACAGACCGCCAAAGCCCCCAATATCAGACATGACTCCTGCTGTCATTGTTTTTGCAATATGCTGCTTCATCAGCTCAACTGCTTGGTATCCTGCAACAATGTCCACACCTGCTGCTTTATAGCTCTCACTGTGACTCTTCATCTTGATTTTTTCTCCTCTCGCTGAGCTTATTTTCAAATCTATTTTTATCAGCCTCTGTTGGTTTTTCTGTGGGATACTTGCCGTCAAAGCAGGAAGCACAGTAACCCTCACCGTTGGGGGTACCAATCAGCATACTTAAATGGTCAAGACTTAAATATCCTAAGCTGTCTACGCCAATAATATCTCTAATTTCCTCTATGGTATGGTTACAGGCAATCAAATTCTCCTGAGAATCCACATCCGTTCCATAAAAGCAAGGGTACAAAAAGGGAGGAGCAGAAGAACGCATATGCACCTCAGTTGCTCCCGCATCCCTAAGAAGCTTTACAATCCGTGCGGAGGTTGTCCCTCTTACAATGGAATCGTCCACCAAAACTACTCTTTTTCCTTTTACCGTTTCTGCAATTACGTTTAACTTTATCTTCACTTTATCCTCACGGACCTTTTGTCCGGGAGAAATAAAGGTACGCCCAATGTACTTGTTTTTAATAAATCCAATACCGTAAGGAATGCCGGACTGTCTTGCATAGCCAATTGCCGCATCCAACCCTGAATCCGGAACGCCGATGACAACATCCGCCTGTACAGGGTGCTCCATGGCAAGACAAGCCCCCGCCTTCACCCTTGCATCGTGCACACTTCTGCCTTCCACACGGGAGTCAGGTCTGGAGAAATAAATATATTCAAATATACAGATAGTGGGCTTTACTTTTTCACAATGGTCTGTAATGGTACGAATTCCTTCATGGTCAAAAACCACAATTTCCCCGGGACGAATATCTCGAATAAACTTCGCACCAACGGCATCCAAAGCACAGCTTTCAGAAGCAACAATGTAGCTGCCATCCTCTGTTATCCCATAACATAAGGGTCTGAATCCATTTTCATCCCTTGCCGCAACCATTTTGGAAGCAGACATAATCACTAATGAATACGCTCCTTTTATGCGGTTCATGGCACGGTTTACTGCCTCCTCAATGGAAGGGGCATTCAATCGTTCCTTTGTAATCATATAAGAAATAACTTCTGTATCACTTGTTGTGTGAAAAATAGAGCCTTGTAATTCCAATTCTTGTCTTAATTCAAAAGAATTTACCAAATTGCCGTTATGGGCCAATGCAAGCTTGCCTTTGATGTGATTTACAACGATAGGCTGGGCATTGGTACGGTCATTCACTCCAGTTGTGCCATAGCGTACATGGCCAATCGCCATATTGCCTTCTCCCAAGGAAGCCATCACCTGAGGGGTAAATACATCGTTTACCAAGCCAGGATCTTTATGAAAACGAAAAATACCATCGTCATTTACTACAATGCCGCAGCTTTCCTGACCTCTATGCTGTAAAGCAAACAGACCATAATAGGTTGTTGCCGCAACTGTGGCGGTTTCTTTTCCAAAAACACCGAATACACCACATTCCTCATGAATTTCATTCATACACATGTTAGCACCTCGTCTATTCACTCTGTACTGTAACCGGATTATTCACCCATCAAACGCTTTAATACTTCCTGATAAGCATCTTCCACATTGCCTAAGTCACGGCGGAATCTGTCTTTGTCAAGCTTCTCTCCTGTTACGGTATCCCAGAAACGGCAGGTATCAGGGGAAATTTCATCTGCCAATACAATTTGACCATCAGCTGTCTTACCAAATTCCAATTTGAAATCTATCAATTCAATATTTGCATCTTTCAAATAATTGCTCAAAATTTCATTAATCTTAAAAGAGTATTTTGCAATTAAATCAATTTCTTCTTTTGTCGCAAATTCCATGGCTAAAATATGATATTCATTAATCATAGGGTCGCCCAGTTCATCATCTTTATAACAGTATTCCAGAACTGTACTCTTCATTTTTGTGCCTTCCGCCAATCCAAGACGCTTTGCCAAAGATCCAGCGGCAATATTTCTTACAATTACCTCCAAGGGTACAATTGTTACTTTCTTTACTACAGTTTCTCTATCGGAAAGCTCTTCCACAAAATGTGTAGGAATCCCGTTTTTTTCTAAAAGCTTCATGAGGTGATTTGTTACACGGTTGTTGATGGCACCTTTACCAAGAATGGTGCCTTTTTTCAGACCATTGAACGCAGTTGCATCATCCTTGTAGGATACGATGCAGTAATTTTCATCGTTGGTTGCAAATACCTTTTTTGCCTTGCCTTCATACATCTGAACTGTCTTTTCCATGATACTGAATTCCTCCTAAAGAATCATCTTTTTGCCTTTCGGCTTGTTGGGTTAATGAGCATTTATATTTTTAAGTATCGTTACTTTTTGTTTCGGTTAAAAATGGAATGAACCACAGGATTTTACAGAGAAAATCCTATTTCTACAACGACCTTGTCCACAAATTAAAATTATCTATCTATTAAGATTTTCCATCTAGAAATGCGTGAATCTTATTGTTTATTTATTATATTTTTCCGCTATCATACGGTCCTTTTCTAATACTTTGTTTGCATTATCAGCTCTTGCCACGCGAAGCTTTTCAGCCAAATCTTCATCCGTTACCGCCAAAATCTGAATTGCCAATAATGCTGCGTTTTCTGCTCCATCAATGGCCACTGTTGCCACAGGCATGCCCCCGGGCATCTGAACTGTAGAAAGGAGTGCATCCAAGCCATCCAACGTGGAAGATTTGATGGGAATACCAATTACAGGTAATGTGGTATTTGCCGCCATAGCCCCTGCCAGATGAGCCGCTTTCCCCGCCGCCGCAATAATTGCGCCAAAACCATTCTCTCTTGCATTCATTGCAAAGGCCCTTGCTTCTTCGGGTGTTCTGTGGGCAGAGTACACGTGAACCTCAAAGGGCACACCATACTTGTCCAAGGTTGTTAGAGCTTTTTCCACAACAGGAAAATCACTGTCACTGCCCATAAGAATCGCTACTTTTTTCATGGATAACCTCCTAATGGCTATAAAATTTAATGATTTGAACAAAAAAAGGGCATTCCTATTCCTTAGTCAGAAACAGGACTGCCCAGACGGTCGACAAAAGCAGTATCAATCCCCTGACTTTTCATTGCGAATCAGGTGCGTCACAAAAAACGCCGAATATTTCCGAACTGCTCACTTCAAGCTTTCTACTCCCTTGTGGTTTCCCACTGATCCGTCAGTTATAAAAAGCCTCTTAAATTGACAAACTAAGTCTACACAAAAAAAACGTTTCTGTCAATTCAAGCAATCTAAAAAACCTTAAAATATATTCTTGACACATTAAAAACCGTATGCTATACTACTGACAATTTGTAAAGAAATACTTACCCTAAACGACCAAATGGAAAGGAGCTGGAGCAATTGAACTACATTTTACCGAATGTTAATGTATTTGTTCAAGGTGGATTTGTCAATTCCAACATATTTATTGCAGATGGTCTTATTTCTAAAATTTCCACAACCAAACCTTCCTATTCTTCAGATACTATTCTTTTTGAATTGGAAGGTTGTTTTGTATTTCCCGGTTTTATTGATGTTCACGTACATCTAAGAGAACCGGGATTTTTTTATAAAGAAACCATAGAAACAGGAACGAAAGCCGCCGCTCATGGGGGTTATACCACCGTCTGTGCAATGCCAAACCTGTCGCCCACACCGGATTCAAAAGAAAATCTTGCGCCCCAACTGGAAAGCATTCAAAAAAATGCCTGTATCCATGTTCATCCCTACGGCACCATTTCTGTAGGGGAAAAAGGCGAAGAATTCGCCGAATATGACGAAATTGCAAAGCAGGTTTGTGGTTTTAGCGATGACGGCAGGGGTGTGCAAAATGACGAATTCATGGGCTCTGCCATGAGAAAAATCAGTAAATACGGAAAAATCATTGCAGCCCACTGTGAAGATAATACTTTGCTTCATGGTGGCTATATACACGATGGGGAATATGCCACCCTTCATGGGCACAAAGGTATTTGCTCTGCAAGTGAATGGAAGCAAATTGAACGAGATCTTGCCTTAGTCAAAGAAACTGGCTGTAAATATCATGTCTGCCATATCTCCACAAAAGAATCTGTCGCCCTCATTCGAAAAGCGAAGGCCTGTGGAATTGATGTTACCTGTGAAACAGCACCTCACTACTTAGTTATGAATGATAGTATGCTGGAAGAGGATGGTCGTTTTAAAATGAACCCACCCATTCGAAGTGAGGCAGACAGACTCGCATTAATCGAAGGAATTTTAGATGGCACCATTGATATGATTGCCACAGACCATGCACCCCATTCCGCTGATGAAAAATCAAAGGGACTTGCAGGAAGCATGATGGGCATTGTAGGTCTGGAAACAGCCTTCCCTGTTTTGTATACAGATTTGGTGCAAACAGGAATCCTAACTTTAGAGAAACTCGTGGAATTACTTCATACCAATCCCAGAAAACGCTTTGACATCGGCACCCCCTTGGAAGAGGGACAACCCGCAGACCTTACTGTATTTGATTTAAGAAAACAGTATAAAATATATCCAGATGAATTCCTCTCTAAAGGTCGAAGCACGCCCTTTGCAGGAAAAGAAGTATTCGGTCGCTGTGAACTAACACTTTGTAACAGCAAAATCGCTTATCAAAGGAGATAAGTACCCTTAGGAATATAGACATTCATCTACCTAGCTTATGAATTTCTGAAACATTCCAAGGTTTAAATAAATTTTTGTACCAGCAAGAACACCTATCCATCTATTTCAAGGAGGAAATAAAATGCCTAAAAGAACAGATCTTAAAAAAATCCTTATCATCGGCTCCGGCCCCATTGTAATTGGACAAGCAGCGGAATTCGACTATGCCGGAACACAGGCTTGCCTGGCTTTAAAAGAAGAGGGCTATGAAGTGGTTTTGGTCAATTCCAATCCCGCCACCATAATGACTGATACCACCATCGCAGATAAGGTTTATATGGAACCGTTGACCTTGGAATACATTGCAAAAATCCTTCGCTATGAACGCCCCGATGCTATCGTTCCAGGAATCGGTGGACAAACAGGCTTAAATCTGGCAATTCAACTGGAGAAAAAGGGCATCTTAAAGGAATGTCAAGTAGAGCTTTTGGGCACAAGCTGTGAAAGCATCGAAAAAGCAGAGGATAGAGAACTCTTTAAAGAACTTTGTCAGGAAATTGGAGAACCCGTTATCCCTTCTATTATCACCTATTCTATAGAGGAAGCAGTTCGTGCAGCTGTTGAAATCGGTTATCCCGTTGTTCTGCGCCCTGCCTTCACCTTAGGCGGCACAGGGGGCGGCTTTGCGAAAAACGAAGCCGAGTTGAAAGAAATGATGAAAAATGCCCTCTCCCTCTCCCCCACCCATCAGGTTTTGATAGAAAAAAGCGTGAAAGGCTTCAAAGAAATTGAATTTGAGGTAATGAGAGATAAGACAGACCGTGCAATAACCATTTGTGGCATGGAAAACGTAGATCCTGTGGGTGTACATACAGGAGATTCCATTGTTGTGGCACCAATCCTAACCCTGAATGACCAAGATTTTAGTATGTTGCGAGATAGTGCTTTAAAAATCATTCGTGCATTAAAAATAGAGGGTGGCTGCAATGTTCAGTTTGCTTTAGACCCCAACTCCTCCAAATACTATTTAATTGAGGTAAACCCTCGTGTATCTCGTTCCTCTGCCTTGGCATCCAAAGCAAGCGGCTATCCCATCGCAAGGGTAACAGCAAAAATAGCCGTAGGCATGACCTTAGATGAAATCAAAATCGCAAATACCAATGCAAATTATGAGCCGGCATTAGATTATATTGTTGCAAAATTCCCACGCTTTGCCTTCGATAAATTTGCTAGCGCAACGAATAAATTGAGCACGCAAATGAAAGCAACAGGAGAGGTTATGGGCATCGGTCGTACCATTGAGGAGTGTCTATTAAAATCCATCCGCTCCTTGGAAATCGGCACATCACATCTATATATGCCAAAGTTTGATACCATAAGCAACGAAGAACTCCTTGCCTATATTGCAGAAAGCCCTGATGATAGAATCTATGCCATTGCCCAGTTAATCCGCAATGGTGTGAGCTTAGATGAAATTTTCAACGCCACTATGATTACAAAATATTTTTTAGAGGTAATGAAAAATATCGTAGACTACGAAAAAATTCTAGCCGAAAATATAGGTGACAAAAAACTCCTGACCACAGCTAAAAAGATGGGCTTTTCAGATAAGATCATTGCAAAGCTTTGGAATCAAAAGGAGATCGAGATTTTTAATCTGCGCAAAGAAATGAAATTATTCCCTGTTTACAAAATGATTGAAACCAGTGGAACCGGCGGATATATTCCTTACTTCTATTCAACCTATGAGGAAAAAAATGATTCCATCATCAGCGATAAGAAAAAAATCATCGTTCTTGGCTCAGGGCCAATCCGTATCGGTCAAGGCGTAGAATTTGATTATTCAACTGTACACGCAGTAACAACGATTAAAGAATTCGGTTATGAATCC is a genomic window containing:
- the purN gene encoding phosphoribosylglycinamide formyltransferase — encoded protein: MLKTKIAVFVSGGGTNLQALIDAEKRGEIPSGEIALVLASNDSAYALTRAEENGIKSVVIKRKGFPSQEAYEEEMKNVLDENGINMIVLAGFMSLLSEKFTALYPKRIVNIHPSLIPSFCGKGFYGLHVHEAALGYGVKVTGATVHYVNEIPDGGEIILQKAVEILEGDTPEVLQKRVMEEAEWVLLPKAVEMVACKLQKGN
- the purM gene encoding phosphoribosylformylglycinamidine cyclo-ligase; amino-acid sequence: MKSHSESYKAAGVDIVAGYQAVELMKQHIAKTMTAGVMSDIGGFGGLFELDMTGITKPVLVSGTDGVGTKLKLAFLMDKHDTVGIDCVAMCVNDIICVGAKPLFFLDYIAVGKNFPEKIASIVSGVAEGCVQSGAALIGGETAEMPGFYPDDEYDLAGFSVGVVDKAKILNNKTIKEGDVLIALPSSGVHSNGFSLVRRVFDVENTDMKAPVAELGGKSLGETLLTPTKIYVKPMLALFEEISVKAVSHITGGGFYENIPRSIPKGFGAKIDKKALRILPIFDLLAKTGNIPERDMFNTFNMGVGMSVVVAKEDAEKALEILKANGEDAYIMGEIVVAEEGVVIC
- the purF gene encoding amidophosphoribosyltransferase, whose translation is MCMNEIHEECGVFGVFGKETATVAATTYYGLFALQHRGQESCGIVVNDDGIFRFHKDPGLVNDVFTPQVMASLGEGNMAIGHVRYGTTGVNDRTNAQPIVVNHIKGKLALAHNGNLVNSFELRQELELQGSIFHTTSDTEVISYMITKERLNAPSIEEAVNRAMNRIKGAYSLVIMSASKMVAARDENGFRPLCYGITEDGSYIVASESCALDAVGAKFIRDIRPGEIVVFDHEGIRTITDHCEKVKPTICIFEYIYFSRPDSRVEGRSVHDARVKAGACLAMEHPVQADVVIGVPDSGLDAAIGYARQSGIPYGIGFIKNKYIGRTFISPGQKVREDKVKIKLNVIAETVKGKRVVLVDDSIVRGTTSARIVKLLRDAGATEVHMRSSAPPFLYPCFYGTDVDSQENLIACNHTIEEIRDIIGVDSLGYLSLDHLSMLIGTPNGEGYCASCFDGKYPTEKPTEADKNRFENKLSERRKNQDEESQ
- the purC gene encoding phosphoribosylaminoimidazolesuccinocarboxamide synthase, which codes for MEKTVQMYEGKAKKVFATNDENYCIVSYKDDATAFNGLKKGTILGKGAINNRVTNHLMKLLEKNGIPTHFVEELSDRETVVKKVTIVPLEVIVRNIAAGSLAKRLGLAEGTKMKSTVLEYCYKDDELGDPMINEYHILAMEFATKEEIDLIAKYSFKINEILSNYLKDANIELIDFKLEFGKTADGQIVLADEISPDTCRFWDTVTGEKLDKDRFRRDLGNVEDAYQEVLKRLMGE
- the purE gene encoding 5-(carboxyamino)imidazole ribonucleotide mutase: MKKVAILMGSDSDFPVVEKALTTLDKYGVPFEVHVYSAHRTPEEARAFAMNARENGFGAIIAAAGKAAHLAGAMAANTTLPVIGIPIKSSTLDGLDALLSTVQMPGGMPVATVAIDGAENAALLAIQILAVTDEDLAEKLRVARADNANKVLEKDRMIAEKYNK
- a CDS encoding dihydroorotase: MNYILPNVNVFVQGGFVNSNIFIADGLISKISTTKPSYSSDTILFELEGCFVFPGFIDVHVHLREPGFFYKETIETGTKAAAHGGYTTVCAMPNLSPTPDSKENLAPQLESIQKNACIHVHPYGTISVGEKGEEFAEYDEIAKQVCGFSDDGRGVQNDEFMGSAMRKISKYGKIIAAHCEDNTLLHGGYIHDGEYATLHGHKGICSASEWKQIERDLALVKETGCKYHVCHISTKESVALIRKAKACGIDVTCETAPHYLVMNDSMLEEDGRFKMNPPIRSEADRLALIEGILDGTIDMIATDHAPHSADEKSKGLAGSMMGIVGLETAFPVLYTDLVQTGILTLEKLVELLHTNPRKRFDIGTPLEEGQPADLTVFDLRKQYKIYPDEFLSKGRSTPFAGKEVFGRCELTLCNSKIAYQRR
- the carB gene encoding carbamoyl-phosphate synthase large subunit, whose product is MPKRTDLKKILIIGSGPIVIGQAAEFDYAGTQACLALKEEGYEVVLVNSNPATIMTDTTIADKVYMEPLTLEYIAKILRYERPDAIVPGIGGQTGLNLAIQLEKKGILKECQVELLGTSCESIEKAEDRELFKELCQEIGEPVIPSIITYSIEEAVRAAVEIGYPVVLRPAFTLGGTGGGFAKNEAELKEMMKNALSLSPTHQVLIEKSVKGFKEIEFEVMRDKTDRAITICGMENVDPVGVHTGDSIVVAPILTLNDQDFSMLRDSALKIIRALKIEGGCNVQFALDPNSSKYYLIEVNPRVSRSSALASKASGYPIARVTAKIAVGMTLDEIKIANTNANYEPALDYIVAKFPRFAFDKFASATNKLSTQMKATGEVMGIGRTIEECLLKSIRSLEIGTSHLYMPKFDTISNEELLAYIAESPDDRIYAIAQLIRNGVSLDEIFNATMITKYFLEVMKNIVDYEKILAENIGDKKLLTTAKKMGFSDKIIAKLWNQKEIEIFNLRKEMKLFPVYKMIETSGTGGYIPYFYSTYEEKNDSIISDKKKIIVLGSGPIRIGQGVEFDYSTVHAVTTIKEFGYESIIINNNPETVSTDYTTSDKLYFEPLTVEDVMNIVELENPMGIIASLGGQTAINLAQPLMERGVKIIGTDVDAIERAENRDAFEHILKALDIPQPKGRAVTNIEDGVKTANEIGYPVLVRPSYVLGGRAMQIVSSESSLRTYLKTAVQINEDQPVLVDKYIQGKELEVDAVCDGFDVFVPGIMEHVERTGVHSGDSISVYPTFSVSQKAKGKILEYTKKLGLGIGIQGLFNIQFIVDSNDNVFVIEVNPRSSRTVPFLSKATGYSLADIATLVILGKTLKEQGIFGIYPDESPRWYVKVPAFSFAKLRGMDTYLSPEMKSTGEAIGYDNKLNRALYKALQASGMNILNYGTVLATIADKDKEEALPLIRRFYELGFNIEATAGTAEFLKEHGIRTRIKKKVSEGSEEIFDSIRSGYVSYVINTRDVNSEEGMNDGQEIRQCAVENNVTMFTALDTVRVLLDVLEETTLCISTINA